In a genomic window of Curtobacterium sp. MCBD17_035:
- a CDS encoding glycoside hydrolase family 38 C-terminal domain-containing protein, producing the protein MHDDIPLTIGRARRVLDERILPAVHATAVPLTVEWNELPGEPITPAEGLALAYRPYEVGTPWGAAWGTTWFHVTGTVPEQWAGRRVEALIDLGFDVNMPGFQCEGLVYRPDGSPVKSINPRNQWVLVTEQAEGGELVDLYLEGASNPVLLDYHPFLPTQEGDIQTSSSRRLYTSRRMDLTVFEAEVHELALDIEVLLELQAELPQGPRRMRILQALDDALDALDLQHIPETAPDARAALADVLASPAEASAHRISAVGHAHIDSAWLWPVRETIRKVARTTSSMTELIDQTDDFVYGMSSAQQYAWIKEHRPEVYARVKEAVAAGRFLPLGGMWVESDTVMPTGESIVRQFSQGQRFFEREFGIRPKGVWLPDSFGYSPALPQLMRRAGFEWFFTQKISWNQVNKFPHHTFLWEGIDGSRVFSHFPSMDTYNSQLSGSEVAKASRQFRENRLASGSIAPVGWGDGGGGTTREMTGKAARLADLEGSAQVAWEHPDAFFERARGELANPPVWVGELYLELHRATLTSQHGTKQGNRRAEHLLIEAELWCATAAARTGFAYPYDELDALWQQVLLQQFHDILPGTSIAWVHREAVEQYARVADALVAIIAQAVRALVGEGDTSVLVNPAPFARGGAPALGAVVAASVPQVAPVTITEDGDAHVLENDLVRITVSAEGLVTSAVDLGSGRDAIAPGQAGNLLQLHQDFPNMWDAWDVDRYYRNRVEDIRGVDELTVSTGADGVARIVVRRSFSESSIEQTLSLAPGSRTLEVAQVVDWHETEKFLKVAFPLDVRAEHTIAETQFGANKRVTHSNTSWEAAKFETSMHRYVLAEEPGFGVALVNDSIHGYDMTRDAVDGDVTTTLRLSLLRAPRFPDPETDQGVQTHRFGLVVGTSVAGATEEGVLLNVDARTVTGDHGFDPLVTVSDDLVLSSVKLADDRSGDLVVRVYEPAGRRARGTVTVAAAVSAVTEVTLLEEPIVDAATTGASSTVAATDPATVDLALGGFEVRTLRFALG; encoded by the coding sequence ATGCACGACGACATCCCCCTCACCATCGGCCGAGCGCGCCGGGTCCTCGACGAACGGATCCTGCCGGCCGTGCACGCGACGGCGGTCCCGCTGACGGTCGAGTGGAACGAGCTCCCCGGCGAGCCGATCACCCCCGCCGAGGGCCTCGCGCTCGCCTACCGGCCGTACGAGGTCGGGACGCCGTGGGGTGCCGCGTGGGGGACCACCTGGTTCCACGTCACCGGGACCGTGCCCGAGCAGTGGGCCGGACGTCGGGTCGAGGCGCTCATCGACCTCGGGTTCGACGTGAACATGCCGGGGTTCCAGTGCGAGGGCCTCGTCTACCGACCGGACGGCAGCCCGGTGAAGTCGATCAACCCGCGCAACCAGTGGGTCCTCGTCACCGAGCAGGCCGAGGGCGGCGAGCTCGTCGACCTGTACCTCGAGGGCGCGTCGAACCCCGTGCTGCTCGACTACCACCCCTTCCTCCCGACGCAGGAAGGGGACATCCAGACGTCGTCGTCACGGCGGTTGTACACGTCGCGCCGCATGGACCTGACCGTGTTCGAGGCCGAGGTGCACGAGCTCGCCCTCGACATCGAGGTGCTGCTCGAGCTCCAGGCCGAACTGCCCCAGGGGCCGCGACGGATGCGGATCCTGCAGGCGCTCGACGACGCCCTCGACGCCCTCGACCTGCAGCACATCCCCGAGACCGCGCCCGACGCCCGAGCGGCGCTCGCCGACGTGCTCGCGTCCCCGGCCGAGGCCTCGGCCCACCGGATCTCCGCCGTCGGGCACGCCCACATCGACTCCGCATGGCTCTGGCCCGTGCGCGAGACGATCCGCAAGGTGGCGCGGACCACCTCGTCGATGACGGAGCTCATCGACCAGACCGACGACTTCGTCTACGGCATGTCGAGCGCCCAGCAGTACGCCTGGATCAAGGAGCACCGCCCCGAGGTGTACGCGCGCGTCAAGGAGGCCGTGGCAGCGGGTCGGTTCCTGCCCCTCGGTGGCATGTGGGTCGAGTCGGACACCGTGATGCCGACCGGCGAGTCGATCGTCCGGCAGTTCTCGCAGGGTCAACGGTTCTTCGAGCGCGAGTTCGGGATCCGGCCGAAGGGTGTCTGGTTGCCGGACAGCTTCGGGTACTCGCCGGCCCTACCGCAGCTCATGCGTCGCGCCGGGTTCGAGTGGTTCTTCACGCAGAAGATCTCGTGGAACCAGGTGAACAAGTTCCCGCACCACACGTTCCTGTGGGAGGGCATCGACGGGTCCCGCGTGTTCTCGCACTTCCCGTCCATGGACACCTACAACTCGCAGCTGTCCGGCTCCGAGGTCGCGAAGGCGTCGCGGCAGTTCCGCGAGAACCGCCTGGCGTCCGGGTCGATCGCGCCCGTCGGGTGGGGCGACGGCGGTGGCGGGACCACGCGCGAGATGACCGGCAAGGCCGCGCGCCTGGCGGACCTCGAGGGCAGCGCGCAGGTCGCGTGGGAGCACCCGGACGCGTTCTTCGAGCGTGCCCGCGGCGAGCTCGCGAACCCGCCCGTGTGGGTCGGTGAGCTCTACCTCGAGCTGCACCGCGCGACCCTGACGTCGCAGCACGGGACCAAGCAGGGGAACCGCCGCGCGGAGCACCTGCTCATCGAGGCCGAGCTGTGGTGCGCCACCGCCGCGGCCCGCACCGGGTTCGCCTACCCGTACGACGAGCTCGACGCCCTGTGGCAGCAGGTGCTCCTGCAGCAGTTCCACGACATCCTGCCCGGCACGTCGATCGCCTGGGTGCACCGCGAGGCCGTCGAGCAGTACGCGCGCGTCGCCGACGCCCTCGTGGCGATCATCGCGCAGGCCGTCCGCGCGCTCGTCGGCGAGGGGGACACCTCCGTCCTGGTGAACCCCGCGCCGTTCGCCCGGGGCGGGGCGCCCGCGCTCGGGGCGGTCGTCGCGGCCTCCGTGCCGCAGGTCGCTCCCGTCACCATCACGGAGGACGGCGACGCCCACGTGCTCGAGAACGACCTCGTCCGCATCACGGTCTCCGCCGAGGGGCTCGTGACCTCCGCGGTCGACCTCGGGTCCGGGCGGGACGCGATCGCGCCCGGCCAGGCGGGGAACCTGCTGCAGCTCCACCAGGACTTCCCGAACATGTGGGACGCGTGGGACGTCGACCGCTACTACCGCAACCGGGTCGAGGACATCCGCGGGGTCGACGAGCTGACCGTGTCGACCGGTGCCGATGGTGTCGCCCGGATCGTCGTCCGCCGGTCGTTCTCGGAGTCGTCGATCGAGCAGACGCTGTCCCTGGCGCCGGGGTCCCGCACGCTCGAGGTCGCCCAGGTCGTCGACTGGCACGAGACGGAGAAGTTCCTCAAGGTCGCGTTCCCGCTCGACGTCCGCGCGGAGCACACGATCGCCGAGACCCAGTTCGGCGCGAACAAGCGCGTCACCCACAGCAACACCTCGTGGGAGGCCGCGAAGTTCGAGACGTCCATGCACCGGTACGTGCTCGCGGAGGAGCCGGGCTTCGGCGTCGCGCTCGTCAACGACTCGATCCACGGGTACGACATGACCCGGGACGCCGTCGACGGGGACGTCACGACGACGCTCCGGCTGTCGCTGCTCCGTGCACCGCGGTTCCCCGACCCGGAGACGGACCAGGGCGTGCAGACGCACCGCTTCGGGCTCGTCGTCGGGACGTCGGTGGCCGGTGCGACCGAGGAGGGCGTGCTCCTCAACGTCGACGCCCGGACCGTGACGGGCGACCACGGGTTCGACCCGCTCGTGACGGTGTCCGACGACCTCGTGCTGTCGAGCGTCAAGCTCGCGGACGACCGCTCGGGCGACCTCGTCGTCCGGGTGTACGAGCCGGCGGGTCGTCGTGCCCGCGGGACCGTGACCGTCGCCGCCGCCGTCTCGGCCGTCACCGAGGTCACCCTGCTCGAGGAGCCGATCGTCGACGCGGCGACCACCGGCGCGTCGAGCACCGTCGCGGCGACCGACCCCGCGACGGTCGACCTCGCGCTCGGCGGGTTCGAGGTCCGCACGCTGCGGTTCGCGCTGGGCTGA
- the solA gene encoding N-methyl-L-tryptophan oxidase translates to MDVGHPSTATGIEVRVPGTVVVGLGGIGSAAAYHLAARGATVLGLDPRLPGHRDGSSHGRSRLVRQAYAEGPEYVALTTAAWRLWHELEQASGTRLLTESGVLAVAPIGGALVADTLAAARAHGLPVEHLTATAIRDRFPAFRVADGWEGVLEREAGFVDPEATVRTHHRLAQEHGAEFRAERVVDIAFGAHPLVRTDVAAYRADRVVVAAGPWAPELLAATGLRIVARRKVVAHFAPTDPRGLGADAMPGFSIQHDGHLYYGFPDHDGQGVKIGRHDGGEDTTPDTIDRAVRPDEVAELRGVLERFLPGAAGAGLDAYSCMYTMSSDEDFILGALPGAPACFVATGCSGHAFKFVPVLGEVLADLALGVRPRYDIGFLSPDRAASRARAAIDR, encoded by the coding sequence ATGGACGTCGGTCACCCCTCCACCGCCACGGGCATCGAGGTCCGCGTCCCGGGCACGGTCGTCGTCGGGCTCGGTGGCATCGGCTCGGCCGCCGCGTACCACCTCGCCGCACGGGGTGCGACGGTGCTCGGACTCGACCCGCGCCTCCCGGGCCACCGCGACGGTTCGTCGCACGGCCGGTCGCGCCTGGTGCGGCAGGCGTACGCCGAGGGCCCCGAGTACGTCGCGCTCACGACCGCCGCATGGAGGCTGTGGCACGAACTCGAGCAGGCGTCCGGCACCCGTCTGCTCACCGAGAGCGGCGTGCTCGCCGTCGCTCCGATCGGAGGTGCCCTCGTGGCGGACACCCTCGCCGCGGCCCGCGCGCACGGACTCCCCGTCGAGCACCTCACGGCGACCGCGATCCGTGATCGGTTCCCCGCGTTCCGCGTCGCCGACGGCTGGGAGGGCGTCCTCGAGCGGGAAGCGGGATTCGTCGACCCCGAGGCGACGGTCCGCACCCACCACCGACTCGCCCAGGAGCACGGCGCGGAGTTCCGTGCGGAACGCGTCGTCGACATCGCGTTCGGAGCGCACCCGCTCGTCCGCACCGACGTCGCCGCCTACCGCGCGGACCGGGTCGTGGTGGCGGCCGGACCATGGGCGCCCGAGCTGCTCGCCGCGACGGGCCTCCGGATCGTGGCCCGTCGCAAGGTGGTCGCGCACTTCGCGCCGACGGACCCCCGGGGTCTCGGGGCCGACGCCATGCCGGGCTTCTCCATCCAGCACGACGGGCACCTGTACTACGGGTTCCCGGACCACGACGGGCAGGGCGTCAAGATCGGCCGGCACGACGGTGGCGAGGACACGACCCCGGACACGATCGACCGCGCGGTCCGCCCCGACGAGGTCGCCGAACTCCGCGGTGTCCTCGAGCGGTTCCTGCCCGGGGCCGCGGGCGCGGGCCTCGACGCGTACTCGTGCATGTACACGATGAGCAGCGACGAGGACTTCATCCTCGGCGCGCTCCCCGGGGCGCCGGCGTGCTTCGTCGCGACCGGCTGCTCCGGGCACGCGTTCAAGTTCGTGCCGGTGCTCGGCGAGGTGCTCGCGGACCTCGCGCTCGGCGTCCGGCCGCGGTACGACATCGGGTTCCTCTCGCCCGATCGCGCTGCGTCCCGGGCGAGGGCGGCCATCGACCGTTGA
- a CDS encoding sugar ABC transporter substrate-binding protein codes for MSRRTTTAPTSGRRRATFAAGLATAAAAALVLTGCSAGSNSGGSSAGGDVTGTITLQTWALTPKFTGYLKGVIAAFEKKHPGTTVKLVDQPGDGYSDKVLSQASSNTLPDVVNLPPDIALPLAKRGILEDVSKADSSLRSTYTAGSVDAYDYKETKGGVYGYPWYLNTDVDFWNKSMLDQCGLDSSKPPATTQQLFAQAKTMHERCPNDYLMSRKPTLSDFTLAGVKVLNSDGTKFTFATKKAASLIDQYATAYQNGYMPSSVLNSDYLGNSTLFTQGKVAWTTGGASSLSDFETNNPSLKNDVVVSPALDTPPLYVQGLSVSQKSKHLATANAFAQFMTNAANQKAFAKLVNIFPSTKSSQSDPFFSKDDGTENGKARVLANTALKTAKNLTPVEANDSMTTFLDQQIALAMKGQTTSMKALQTAQTKMNTLLANG; via the coding sequence ATGTCACGTCGTACCACCACAGCACCCACCTCCGGCCGGAGGCGAGCGACGTTCGCCGCAGGCCTGGCGACCGCCGCGGCGGCCGCGCTCGTCCTGACCGGCTGCTCCGCGGGCAGCAACAGCGGCGGCAGCAGCGCCGGCGGCGACGTCACCGGCACGATCACGCTCCAGACCTGGGCGCTGACGCCCAAGTTCACGGGGTACCTCAAGGGCGTGATCGCGGCGTTCGAGAAGAAGCACCCCGGCACGACCGTCAAGCTCGTCGACCAGCCCGGCGACGGCTACTCCGACAAGGTCCTGAGCCAGGCGTCGTCGAACACCCTGCCGGACGTCGTCAACCTGCCCCCGGACATCGCGCTGCCCCTGGCGAAGCGCGGGATCCTCGAGGACGTCAGCAAGGCCGACAGCTCGCTGCGGAGCACCTACACGGCGGGCTCGGTCGACGCCTACGACTACAAGGAGACGAAGGGTGGCGTGTACGGGTACCCCTGGTACCTCAACACGGACGTCGACTTCTGGAACAAGTCGATGCTCGACCAGTGCGGTCTCGACTCGTCGAAGCCGCCGGCGACCACGCAGCAGCTCTTCGCGCAGGCCAAGACCATGCACGAGCGCTGCCCGAACGACTACCTGATGAGCCGCAAGCCCACGCTGAGCGACTTCACCCTCGCCGGTGTCAAGGTGCTCAACAGCGACGGCACGAAGTTCACGTTCGCCACGAAGAAGGCGGCGTCGCTCATCGACCAGTACGCCACCGCGTACCAGAACGGCTACATGCCGTCGTCGGTCCTCAACTCCGACTACCTCGGCAACTCGACCCTGTTCACGCAGGGCAAGGTGGCCTGGACCACGGGTGGCGCGTCCTCGCTCAGCGACTTCGAGACGAACAACCCGTCGCTCAAGAACGACGTCGTCGTCTCGCCGGCGCTCGACACCCCGCCGCTGTACGTGCAGGGCCTCAGCGTCTCGCAGAAGTCGAAGCACCTCGCCACCGCGAACGCGTTCGCGCAGTTCATGACGAACGCCGCGAACCAGAAGGCCTTCGCCAAGCTCGTCAACATCTTCCCGTCGACGAAGTCCTCGCAGTCGGACCCGTTCTTCTCGAAGGACGACGGCACCGAGAACGGCAAGGCCCGCGTCCTCGCGAACACGGCACTGAAGACGGCGAAGAACCTGACGCCGGTCGAGGCGAACGACTCCATGACGACGTTCCTCGACCAGCAGATCGCGCTCGCCATGAAGGGCCAGACCACGAGCATGAAGGCGCTGCAGACCGCGCAGACCAAGATGAACACCCTGCTCGCGAACGGCTGA
- a CDS encoding sugar ABC transporter permease — MRANRWYTPWILIAPALVWLLVFSFWPSINTVRLSFTNASPLGGVSAWVGLKNFSTLLADPQVWQALLNSVVYMAICLPLLTILPLLIALLVEKNLPGIAFFRTAYYTPVIASAVVVGLIWTWILDDRGVVNEVAQSLHVIQGPLPFLTDRWLVLFSAISLTVWKGLGYYMIIFLAALGNVGKDLHEAAALDGAGAVRRFWSVTMPGVRGTMTLVGILVCVSALRVFSELYVLTNGKGGPGGQDESLVSLIQEYARGFTGNLGYASALSILLFVVTLVPMLVLARINNKAEQ; from the coding sequence ATGCGAGCGAACCGTTGGTACACGCCGTGGATCCTGATCGCGCCGGCCCTGGTGTGGCTGCTCGTGTTCAGCTTCTGGCCGTCGATCAACACCGTGCGGCTGTCGTTCACGAACGCCAGTCCGCTCGGCGGGGTGAGCGCGTGGGTGGGGCTGAAGAACTTCAGCACCCTGCTCGCCGACCCCCAGGTGTGGCAGGCGCTGCTCAACAGCGTCGTCTACATGGCGATCTGCCTGCCGCTGCTGACGATCCTCCCGCTCCTCATCGCGCTCCTGGTCGAGAAGAACCTGCCCGGGATCGCGTTCTTCCGGACCGCGTACTACACGCCCGTCATCGCGTCGGCGGTGGTCGTCGGGCTCATCTGGACCTGGATCCTCGACGACCGCGGCGTGGTGAACGAGGTCGCCCAGAGCCTGCACGTCATCCAGGGGCCGCTCCCGTTCCTCACCGACCGGTGGCTCGTGCTCTTCAGCGCGATCAGCCTGACGGTGTGGAAGGGCCTCGGCTACTACATGATCATCTTCCTGGCGGCGCTCGGGAACGTCGGCAAGGACCTGCACGAGGCCGCGGCACTCGACGGGGCCGGCGCCGTCCGCCGGTTCTGGAGCGTGACCATGCCGGGCGTCCGCGGCACCATGACGCTCGTCGGGATCCTCGTGTGCGTCTCGGCGCTGCGGGTGTTCTCGGAGCTCTACGTCCTCACCAACGGCAAGGGCGGCCCCGGCGGCCAGGACGAGTCGCTCGTCAGCCTCATCCAGGAGTACGCCCGCGGCTTCACCGGCAACCTCGGCTACGCGTCGGCCCTGAGCATCCTGCTCTTCGTCGTCACGCTCGTGCCGATGCTGGTCCTCGCACGCATCAACAACAAGGCGGAGCAGTGA
- a CDS encoding DUF2267 domain-containing protein — protein sequence MDAGEFVDLVAQRADITHTRTRARPITDATLLTLAERLSGGEAADLAAELPEELRTPLLRDGEASERFGADEFCRRVAERAGVDADTALEGATVVFAVVHEAVSKGVWDHVTTQLPKEYVALFHLKV from the coding sequence ATGGACGCCGGAGAGTTCGTGGACCTCGTGGCACAGCGAGCCGACATCACCCACACCCGCACCCGGGCTCGGCCCATCACGGACGCGACACTCCTGACGTTGGCCGAGCGGCTCAGCGGTGGTGAGGCCGCCGACCTCGCCGCGGAGCTGCCCGAGGAGCTCCGCACGCCGCTCCTCCGCGACGGTGAGGCGTCCGAGCGGTTCGGGGCCGACGAGTTCTGCCGACGCGTCGCCGAACGGGCTGGGGTCGACGCCGACACCGCGCTCGAGGGTGCGACCGTCGTGTTCGCCGTCGTGCACGAGGCCGTGTCGAAGGGCGTGTGGGACCACGTGACGACCCAGCTGCCGAAGGAGTACGTCGCGCTCTTCCACCTGAAGGTCTGA
- a CDS encoding glycosyl hydrolase, whose translation MRFGVNYTPAEGWFHSWLDFSPSAVARDLEQIADLGVDHVRVFPLWPLVQPNRTLIRASALDDVATVVDIAASFGLDVNVDALQGHLSSFDFVPSWLESWHRRNVFTDPDVVASTADYVQALSAALAGRPNLLGVTLGNELNQFAHAPHPTPHAVTDREAGDWLTTMVAAARRGLGPPVPDAVPAPGLPSGVGREARRTAAPSVTVAQYDAAWYDDAQPFGPEHAADHGDMTVTHSWVFNGAARVHGPLGAGSVRHGEYLLQLAAAWNRTAERPNWLQEVGAPTNVVPVDDAPAFLEGTIRHAVEVQQLFGITWWCSHDVARSLADFPELEYDLGLFTNDGRRKPTGERFAELARAFGDGAGAALERLAPPTDALVLDDVLPDGRRAPDVRATAAPGGRFSLAWVALAESLGRGPQVVLRSRAGDSGLLAERGIRTLHDVPADTRAVHTAVAHPATMP comes from the coding sequence ATGCGCTTCGGCGTCAACTACACGCCCGCCGAGGGTTGGTTCCACTCGTGGCTCGACTTCTCGCCGTCCGCGGTGGCGCGTGACCTCGAGCAGATCGCCGACCTGGGCGTCGACCACGTCCGCGTGTTCCCGCTCTGGCCGCTCGTGCAGCCGAACCGGACGCTCATCCGGGCGTCGGCGCTCGACGACGTCGCGACGGTCGTCGACATCGCCGCGTCGTTCGGGCTCGACGTCAACGTCGACGCGCTGCAGGGGCACCTGTCGAGCTTCGACTTCGTGCCGTCGTGGCTCGAGAGCTGGCATCGTCGGAACGTGTTCACCGACCCGGACGTCGTCGCGTCGACCGCCGACTACGTGCAGGCGCTGTCCGCGGCGCTCGCCGGCCGGCCGAACCTGCTCGGCGTCACGCTCGGCAACGAGCTGAACCAGTTCGCGCACGCCCCGCACCCCACGCCGCACGCGGTGACCGACCGGGAGGCCGGGGACTGGCTCACGACGATGGTCGCGGCGGCGCGGCGCGGGCTCGGTCCACCGGTGCCGGACGCGGTCCCGGCTCCGGGCCTCCCGTCCGGCGTCGGCCGGGAGGCCCGGCGCACGGCCGCCCCGTCCGTCACGGTCGCGCAGTACGACGCCGCCTGGTACGACGACGCGCAGCCGTTCGGTCCGGAGCACGCGGCCGACCACGGCGACATGACCGTCACGCACTCGTGGGTGTTCAACGGGGCCGCCCGCGTGCACGGTCCGCTCGGCGCCGGATCCGTCCGGCACGGCGAGTACCTGCTCCAGCTCGCCGCGGCGTGGAACCGGACCGCGGAGCGACCGAACTGGCTCCAGGAGGTCGGCGCCCCGACGAACGTGGTCCCGGTCGACGACGCCCCGGCGTTCCTCGAGGGCACGATCCGGCACGCCGTCGAGGTGCAGCAGCTGTTCGGCATCACCTGGTGGTGCTCGCACGACGTCGCGCGGTCGCTCGCCGACTTCCCCGAGCTCGAGTACGACCTCGGACTCTTCACGAACGACGGACGCCGCAAGCCGACCGGCGAGCGATTCGCCGAGCTCGCCCGTGCGTTCGGCGACGGTGCCGGCGCGGCACTCGAGCGGCTCGCGCCGCCGACGGACGCGCTCGTCCTCGACGACGTCCTGCCCGACGGCCGTCGCGCCCCGGACGTCCGCGCGACGGCCGCCCCCGGGGGCCGGTTCTCGCTCGCCTGGGTCGCGCTGGCCGAGTCGCTCGGCCGCGGACCGCAGGTCGTCCTGCGCTCGCGCGCGGGAGACTCCGGACTCCTGGCCGAGCGCGGCATCCGCACGCTGCACGACGTCCCGGCGGACACCCGCGCCGTCCACACCGCGGTGGCGCACCCCGCCACGATGCCCTGA
- a CDS encoding LacI family DNA-binding transcriptional regulator, whose product MDDEGAGAATMPQPKRVTIAEIAARAGVSTGAVSFALNDRPGVSAATRSRILEVARELNWRPHSAARALGGARAGTIGFVLNRPARTLGTESFFGDLISGIQLGLAGTHVGMNLLVARDVDEELETYREWWSGHRVDGVVLIDPRADDPRLALLAELGLPAVVVGSHPSPPGTWPTVWIDDSDAADTLFGYLHALGHTRIAHVAGPPQFEHTAMRAAALQRFAREARLESAESFTTDYSSDAGAAITRTLLVGPRRPTAIVYDNDVLAVAGLGVAAEMGVPVPDDLSIASFDDSAMARLVRPALTTLTRDTVELGERAARLLLEQVEARSPLTSRPGPALTLSVRESTARPRRPRAG is encoded by the coding sequence GTGGACGACGAGGGGGCCGGTGCAGCGACGATGCCGCAACCGAAACGGGTGACGATCGCCGAGATCGCAGCACGGGCCGGCGTGTCCACGGGAGCGGTCTCGTTCGCACTGAACGACCGACCGGGTGTCTCGGCGGCCACCCGGTCGCGCATCCTCGAGGTCGCCCGCGAGCTCAACTGGCGTCCCCACTCGGCCGCGCGGGCCCTCGGCGGCGCCCGCGCCGGCACCATCGGGTTCGTGCTCAACCGGCCCGCGCGCACGCTCGGGACGGAGTCGTTCTTCGGCGACCTCATCTCCGGGATCCAGCTCGGCCTCGCCGGGACCCACGTCGGGATGAACCTCCTCGTCGCGCGTGACGTCGACGAGGAGCTCGAGACGTACCGCGAGTGGTGGAGCGGGCACCGCGTGGACGGCGTCGTGCTCATCGACCCGCGAGCCGACGACCCCCGCCTCGCGTTGCTCGCCGAACTCGGCCTGCCCGCCGTCGTCGTCGGCTCGCATCCATCGCCGCCGGGCACCTGGCCCACCGTGTGGATCGACGACTCGGACGCCGCGGACACCCTGTTCGGGTACCTGCACGCGCTCGGCCACACCCGCATCGCGCACGTCGCCGGGCCACCGCAGTTCGAGCACACGGCCATGCGCGCCGCGGCGCTGCAGCGATTCGCCCGGGAGGCCCGGCTCGAGTCCGCCGAGTCGTTCACCACCGACTACTCGTCGGACGCCGGCGCCGCGATCACCCGGACCCTGCTCGTCGGCCCACGCCGCCCCACGGCGATCGTCTACGACAACGACGTGCTCGCCGTCGCCGGGCTCGGTGTCGCCGCCGAGATGGGGGTCCCCGTGCCCGACGACCTGTCGATCGCGTCGTTCGACGACTCCGCCATGGCGCGGCTCGTCCGGCCCGCGCTCACGACGCTGACCCGCGACACCGTCGAGCTCGGCGAGCGTGCGGCCCGACTGCTGCTCGAGCAGGTCGAGGCCAGGAGCCCGCTGACGTCGCGCCCCGGCCCCGCCCTGACGCTCAGCGTCCGGGAGTCGACCGCGAGGCCGCGACGACCTCGAGCTGGGTGA
- a CDS encoding carbohydrate ABC transporter permease translates to MSAKEKVFRYVLLVVVLFITIGPFLWQLSTSLKGAGEDIYTQTPEFVPSQPTFLNYVKVADAIPVFTYIGNSLVVAALDVVGNVVFATLAGFAVARLQFRGKKVVLGLFLATLVLPGEVTIVSQFVTIKDLGLADSLVGVALPGMIAALNVLLMYNAFRQIPEEIDQAAVMDGANSWQRLRFVALPAVQGTIAVIAIFSFIGAWDDFLWPLIVLQTPDKLTLTVGLQYLQGTFSNDQRLIAAGTMIAFIPIAVIFSVLQRFFFKGVEEGGVKG, encoded by the coding sequence ATGAGCGCGAAGGAGAAGGTGTTCCGCTACGTGCTGCTCGTGGTGGTGCTGTTCATCACCATCGGGCCGTTCCTGTGGCAGCTGTCGACCTCGCTCAAGGGCGCGGGCGAGGACATCTACACGCAGACGCCGGAGTTCGTACCGAGCCAGCCGACGTTCCTCAACTACGTCAAGGTCGCCGACGCGATCCCCGTGTTCACCTACATCGGGAACTCGCTCGTCGTCGCCGCGCTCGACGTGGTCGGCAACGTCGTGTTCGCCACGCTCGCCGGGTTCGCCGTGGCCCGCCTGCAGTTCCGGGGCAAGAAGGTGGTGCTCGGGCTGTTCCTCGCGACGCTCGTGCTCCCCGGCGAGGTCACGATCGTCTCGCAGTTCGTCACGATCAAGGACCTCGGGCTCGCGGACTCGCTCGTCGGCGTCGCCCTGCCGGGGATGATCGCCGCGCTCAACGTGCTGCTCATGTACAACGCGTTCCGGCAGATCCCGGAGGAGATCGACCAGGCGGCCGTGATGGACGGCGCGAACTCGTGGCAGCGCCTCCGTTTCGTCGCGCTGCCCGCCGTGCAGGGCACGATCGCCGTCATCGCGATCTTCTCGTTCATCGGCGCGTGGGACGACTTCCTCTGGCCGCTCATCGTGCTGCAGACGCCGGACAAGCTGACCCTGACCGTCGGACTCCAGTACCTGCAGGGCACGTTCTCGAACGACCAGCGCCTCATCGCGGCGGGCACGATGATCGCGTTCATCCCGATCGCGGTGATCTTCTCGGTGCTCCAGCGCTTCTTCTTCAAGGGCGTCGAAGAGGGCGGGGTCAAGGGCTGA